TCTTGGGTGGGGCACTGGGTCTATCCGAGTTATACAGAAGCTTTTGGAGATGATTTAGTCGTGTTGCCTCTGCCGAATTTAGGCAATGGATCGAAAACCGCCCAGGGTTCATGGAATTGGGGAATCACAGAAAGAAGTCAAAACCCCCAAGCGGCAATGGCATTTTTAGAGTTTTTGTTACAGCCGGATGAAGTGCTGGCTATGTCTAATGCGAATGGGGCCGTCCCTGCCACCCAAAGTGCGATCGCCCAATCTCCCTTATACCGCGAAGGCGGTCCGTTGCGCTTATTTTCTTCACAATTGTTGAACAACAAAACCGTTCCCCGTCCCCAAACTCCCGGTTATCCGGTGATTACTTCAGCCTTTCAAGAAGCCTTTAATAACATTCGCAATGGTCTGGAAGTGCAACAAGCTTTAGAACGGGCTGCTACAGAAATTGACCTAGACATTCGGGATAATGAAGGGTATACTAACGTGAGTTAGCCCATCCAAAAACGTCCCACCGTTTCCAAAAACCTCTTTGAGAGGTGACCAGAAATTGCGGATATTTCAGTGATTTTCCAGATAAATTTCAATTTAAACTTATGGCAAATCAAACAACATTAACCGCTCCAAATGATACGCGCAGCGCCCTAGGAATGGCAGCCCCTGCGTTGATTGGATTATTCCTCTTTGTGGCCTTGCCTTTTACCTTAGCGGCAATTTTGTCTTTTACGAATTTAAGACTCGGTTCGCCGTTACCTACCCGGTTTATTGGGTTAGAACAATATGCGCGAATTTTTAGCGAACCCTCGTTTCGTCGCGCCTTACTCAATAATGCCATTTTTGCCCTGGTAGTCGTGCCATTGCAAACGGCGATCGCCCTCGGATTAGCCATTTTACTCAACCGTCCCCTGCGCGGCATGGCTATCTTTCGCACCTTGTTTTTCATGCCGGTAGTTTTTCCAATGGCGTTGGTTTCCGTGATATGGATTTTGATTTATGCCCCCGGTGCCAATGGCATGATGAATTCATTTCTGGATTTTATCACCTTTGGATTATGGGAACCGCGAGATTTTCTCCGTGACCCCTATCTAGCACTTCCGGCGATTATGCTGCTTTCCATGTGGCAGGGAGTGGGATTTCAAATGGTGATTCTCTTAGCCGGTTTACAGTCAGTTCCCAGTGATTTATATGAAGCTGCCGCCATTGATGGCAGTAATAAATGGAACCAGTTTCTGCACGTCACCTTACCCCAACTGCGAAATACCTTAATTTTCGTCATGTTGGTGACTTCAATTCTGTCATTTCGCCTTTATGACCAAATCGAAATCATGACCAATGGCGGACCTTTGGATGCCACCACGACGGTGATGTATGAAGCAGTAACCGCTGCATATCAACAGCAAAAAATGGCAAAAGGGGCGGCCATGACGGTGGTCTTTTTCCTAGTCGTCTTGATGATTACCCTCATCCAACGGACCTTGATTAAAGAAGAACGGGCAATGGATTAAATGGTTTAATTTAGCCACAATAAGGCTAAAAATGAGCCGTTTCAAGTAATTTTCAACCTTCTCAATAAACGTTACGGAATCTACATTCATGAAACAAGTTCAGGAAATTTCCCAGGAAGCATCAACCGGAGGAAGTCGCGGTTCTGCGATGACTCATGATGAATTAATGACCCACCGCAAAAACCAGCAGCGGGTTAGTATGATTGGCAGCTATGTAGTCTTGACAATTTTGGCCTTGCTATTTATTGCGCCAATTTTATTTATGATTGTCGGGAGTTTTAAGCCGGATAATCTGGTGTTAATCGAGGCGGGTTCATTAAAAGCGTTTGTCCCCGAAAATCCCTCTTTGCAAAACTATCAGGATGTATTTAACCGAGTTAATTTTACCCAGTTTTTCTGGAACTCAATTTTTATTACTGGGGCGATCGTCCTGTTCGGACTTCTGGTCAATTCAATGGCAGCTTATGCCTTTTCTCGATTGCAGTGGCGGGGACGAGATATTATTTTTCCGGTGATTATCGCCTTAATGATTATCCCCTTTGAAGCCATTGCTGTTCCCCTGTTCTTTCAAATGACTTGGTTGGGATTACGCAATACTTACACCGCCCAAATCATTCCGTTTATAGCCAATGCCTTTTCCATCTATTTATTTTACACCTTTTTTATCGTCTTGCCCAAGGAATTGGAAGAAGCAGCCAGAGTAGATGGGGCGGGTCCAATCCGGACTTTTTTTGAAATTATCGTTCCGGTTTCTAAACCCGTGTTTGCATCGGTCGCAATTCTCACCTTTTTAACCCAATGGGGTTCGTTTTTGTGGCCGACAATGATTGCAGTGGGGGAAAAAGTTCGTCCCTTGCCGGTTGCGATCGCTCAATTTCAAACCTTACCTCCAATCCAATGGGGAGATATTATGGCCTTTGGCGTGATGATGGTTGCACCGATGTTAGTGATTTTCTTAATCTTCCAAAAATGGTTTGTTCAGGGGGTTGCTTCTTCGGGTATTAAGGGGTAAAACAACGGCGGGGGTTTTAACCCCCGCCTAACAGATCAAGTCGGTTAAAACCGACTAAAAATACCACTAAAAATACCACAGCATCAGACTTGTAGTCGTCTTTAGACGACTTTAGCTATGAGGCGGGGGTTTTAACCCCCGCCGGTTGTTCAAACTATTCAAAAATTAAAACAATGGCAAGAGTAGAATTTGACCACATTTACAAAGTTTATGCCAATGGCTTCACCGCCATGAAAGACCTCTGTTTAACCATTGAAGATGGCGAATTCATGGTCTTTGTTGGACCTTCCGGTTGTGGCAAATCGACCGCCCTGCGGATGTTGGCGGGGTTGGAAGATATTAGTGCGGGTAAATTAATCATCGGTCAGGATGTGGTGAATAATAAAAGCCCCCAGGACCGGAATATTGCAATGGTCTTTCAAAATTATGCCCTGTATCCGCACATGACGGTGCGGCAGAATATGGAATTTCCCCTCCGCATGATGAAAGTTGCCAAAGGGGAACGACAACAGCGAGTCATGGAAGCGGCTGAAAAACTGGGATTGACTCATTTGCTAGATAATAAACCCAAACAAATGTCAGGGGGACAACGGCAACGAGTGGCAATGGGACGGGCAATTGTGCGCGACCCGGCAGTGTTTTTAATGGATGAACCGCTATCAAATTTGGATGCAAAAATGCGGGTACAAATTCGCACAGAAATTGCTGATTTGCAGCGCAAGATGGGAACGACGACAGTGTATGTGACCCATGACCAAGTGGAGGCGATGACAATGGGCGATCGCGTGGCAGTGATGCGCTTGGGGGAACTCCAGCAAGTGGCACCGCCTCAAGAGTTATACGATCGCCCCAAGAATGTATTTGTCGCCGGATTTATGGGGTCTCCGGCGATGAATATCTTTCATAGTGAGTTCCGCAAAACCGAAAGCGGTCAGTTTGCTATCACTTACGGAACTCAGCAATTGGCGATCGCCCCGGAAACCTGCGATCGCTACCGCGAAATTGACCGCTATCTCAACAAACCCATTTTTGCCGGATTGCGTCCCGAAGCCTTTTTACTCGCAGATAGCAATACTCCAGCTAATCACAAAATTGAAGTAGAAGTCACCACCATTGAATCCCTAGGTCATGAAACCATTATCTATTTCAATTCTCCCATTGCCAAAATTGAAATCCAAGATAAAGATGACCTAGCCAAAGTGCTAGAAAAACCAACAGGAGAGAGTCAATCCATTGCGATCGCCCGAGTCGGTTCCGCCCAAAAACTGCACCATGCTGACCGCCTCTCCCTCGCCGTCGATACCCGCCAACTCTACCTCTTCGATCGCCACGGCAACGCCATTCAATAGGTATATTTTCTATAACAAGGACAGGGTAGAGCCTTGTCCTTGTTCAATTGATGAACCTTCTAGTTTTAGCCACATTTCCCCAACGGCACTCCTCTGTTCTTTCCTCACTTTTAACCCTCTCTCCTAGCGCTATCCCCCCATTAGCCGATTTTTTCTCCGTTATTCTACTGAACTCTTGGGTTACCCTTCATTGAATCTTCACTCATTTTAACCCAATCTTAGTATTGACAAAAAGAGAGCAATGTGCAGTTAAGCCTCTCAACGGCACAAACCTCGTAAGCATTGAAAAACACCCCTTGAGGAGCAGGTCAGATTTATCAAAAATTTATATAGCTTGCTATTGACCGCCTCGCTCCAACAAGTTACAGTAAATTCAAGCCTATAAAAAATATATCAATCAGGAGTTGACATAAAGCAAATTATATGATAGGGATTTATGTCTACTGACAAATGCCAGCCCAATCGTTTTCAATCCGCCCCGACTTTTTACCTCCTTTTTAGGGAAGCGACTGGCTGCTCCCCCCGCAAAATCGCCTTTTCCAAAACTTAAATCCCCAAACGTTCCAAGGGATCAGGGACAAAAACTCAAGCTAAATCCCCCCCTAGAGCATCTATGCGATTCAGGTCGTATAAGTGACTTGCAGCGCATTCGCTAGATTGTGTGAACCATTCACCCGGCGATCGCCTTGATTGACCTTGGGTTGCATCTACACCGCCCGTCTAGTTCATTAGAAACATAAGGAAACAGTACCCATGAAACCCCTCGAAACAACTCAGCTTGTGGTAAATCCCTCCATCAGCACCACTATTTCCAATCGCAGTATTGCAATTTTTGATACAACAGTAGAAAACTGGGAAAGTTTAGCAGCAGGAGTGCTTCCCGGCACAGAGGTGGTGGTACTTCACCCGCATCAAGACGGAGTCGGCCAAATCGCCGAAATCTTGGCAACTCGTAGCAACATTCAGGCATTGCATATTGTTTCTCACGGCAGTCCGGGCAGCTTGCAACTGGGATCGGTTCTCCTCAATACCGATAACCTGGAAAGCTACAGCGAGACCCTGGGACAGTGGCACAACGCCCTGAGTGGGAAAGCAGATATTTTGCTCTATGGGTGCGACGTAGCAGCCGGAGAAATTGGCGAAAGCTTCGTACAGCGCCTCAGTGAAATAACTGAGGCAGATATTGCAGCGTCCATCAACAAGACAGGTCATGCAGCCCTGGGCGGTGACTGGGACCTGGAAAAAACCACAGGGCAAATTGCTGCGTCCCTGGCTTTTTCAGCAGCAGCAATGGCAAATTATGGCAGTGTTTTAAGTCTGCAACCCGAATACGCTTGGGCCAAAAAGATGGGAGGGGGCAGTGGCGATTTTAGCTACAACATCAAGGTTGACAGTAGCGGCAACAGTTACATCACGGGTTCGTTCCAAGGCACCGTTGACTTCGACCCTGGTGCTGGCACATTCAATCTGACTTCAACCGGAGGTTCTGATGCCTTCATCACAAAACTGGACGCCAACGGTAACTTCCTGTGGGCCAAGCAACTCGGAGGGAGCGGTAACGAGTATGGCGACACCCTCATCATTGACAGCAGCGGCAACGTTTACACCACAGGTTCCTTTCAAGGCACAGCGGACTTCAACCCCAGTGCTGCTACATTCAACCTGACTTCAGCAGGAGGTTCTGACGCCTTCATTAGCAAGCTGGACGCCAGCGGTAACTTCCTGTGGGCCAAGCAACTCGGAGGAGGCACTGACGACGCGGGTTACAGCATCACTGTTGACGGCAGCGGCAATGTTTACACAACAGGTCATTTTTGGGGGACAGCCGACCTCAACCCCGGTGCTGCTACATTCAACCTGACTTCAGCAGGCGAGTATGACACCTTTATCAGCAAACTGGATGCCAGCGGAAACTTTTTGTGGGCCAAGCAACTCGGAGGAGCTAATGACGACAAGAGCTATGAAATTACCCTAGATAGCAGTGGTAACATTTACACCACTGGACATTTCTGGGGCACAGCAGACTTCAACCCCGGTGCTGCTACATTCAACCTCACTTCAGTGGGAGCCTGGGATGGCTTCATCAGCAAACTGGATGCCAGCGGCAATTTTTTGTGGGCCAAGCAACTCGGCGGGGTCAATAATGACTATAACTACAGCATCAGTGTTGACAGCAGCGGCAACGTTTACACCACAGGTTCCTTTCAAGGCACAGCGGACTTCAACCCCGGTGCTGCTACATTCAACCTCACTTCAGCAGGAGGTTCTGACGCCTTCATCAGCAAGCTGGACGCCAGCGGCAACTTCCTGTGGGCTAAGCAACTCGGAGGGGGTAGTGACGACAACAGCTACAGCCTCAGCCTAGACAGCAGCGGCAACGTTTATACCACTGGCACCTTCCAAGGCACAGTTGACTTTGATCCTGGTGCTGGCACTGCCAACCTGACTTCAGCAGGAGGCGCTGATGGCTTCATCAGCAAGCTGGATGCCAGCGGCAACTTCCTGTGGGCCAAGCAACTCGGAGGGGGTAGTGACGACAACAGCTACAGCCTCAGCCTAGACAGCAGCGGCAACGTTTATACCAGTGGCGATTTCCAAGGCACAGCTGACTTTGACCCCAATACTGGTACTGCCAACCTGACATCTGCGGGAAGCACTGACATCTTCATCAGCAAGCTGAACCCTGGATCTGCTCCCACTGTCACTGCGATCTCTTCCGCGATCGCTGATGGCACCTACAAAGCCAGTCAACTGATCCCCATTACCGTCACCTTTTCCGAACCCGTCACCGTCACAGGCACTCCCACCCTCGCGTTAAACACGGCTGCCACCGCTACATACACCTCTGGTAGCGGCACGAATACCCTAAGCTTCAACTACACCGTAGCTGCTGGTCAAAATACCAACGACCTCGACTATGCCAATACCACTGCCCTCAGCCTCAATGGTGGCACTATCAAAGATAGTGCCACGAACAATGCTATCCTCACGCTGCCCAGTCCAGGAGCGGCCAACTCTCTGGGTGCCAACAAAAACCTGCTCGTAGACACCACCGCACCAACAGCAACCAGCTTCACTCCTGTCGATAATGCCACTAATATTGCAGTAGGGGCGAACTTAGTTGTCAACTTCAACGAAGCGATTCAAAAAGGCACCGGCAACATCGTTATCAAGAAAGTCTCGGATAACTCAGTGGTGGAAACCATCGCCGTTACCGATGCCAAGATTACCGTCAGCGGCAGTACCGTCACCATCAATCCCACGGCTGACCTAGCAGCAGACACCGATTACTATGTCGAGATTGCCAACGGTGCAATTAAAGACAGTGCCGGTAATAATTATGCGGGGATTACGGGTGCAACCGCTTGGAACTTTAAAACAGCGCTCCCTGCCGATACCACCGCACCAACGGCAACCAGTTTCACTCCTGTCGATAATGCCACTAATATTGCAGTAGGGGCGAACTTAGTTGTCAACTTCAACGAAGCGATTCAAAAAGGCACCGGCAACATCGTTATCAAGAAAGTCTCGGATAACTCAGTGGTGGAAACCATCGCCGTTACCGATGCCAAGATTACCGTCAGCGGCAGTACCGTCACCATCAATCCCACGGCTGACCTAGCAGCAGACACCGATTACTATGTCGAGATTGCCAACGGTGCAATTAAAGACAGTGCCGGTAATAATTATGCGGGGATTACGGGTGCAACCGCTTGGAACTTCACCACCGCCGATACCACAGCACCTACCGCGACTAGCTTCACTCCGGGTGATAATGCCACTAATATTGCAGTCGGTGTCAACTTGGTAGCCAACTTCAGTGAAACTGTCCAAAAAGGCATCGGCAACATCGTTATCAAGAAAGTCTCGGATAACTCAGTGGTGGAAACCATTGATGTGACCTCCGGTAGCGTCACCGCCAGCGGCAGTACCGTCACCATCAATCCCTCTCTCGATTTGGATGAAGCCACTGATTACTATGTAGAAATCGCGGCTGGGGCAATTAAAGACTTAGCAAATAACAATTACGCGGGAATTACAGGCGCAACCCCGTGGAACTTCACCACCGCCGACAACACGGCTCCTGCTGTCCCAGTCATTGCTACCATCAGCACTGACAGCGGCACTGCCAACGACGGCATTACCAACGACGCCACCCTAATTTTTTCTGGTACTGCCGAAGCGAATAGCACGGTGACCCTCTTCAAAGACGGCACCTCGATGGGCACCGCCACGGCTGACGCTTCTGGGAACTGGACATTTGACTACAGTGGCACGACTTTAACCAACGGCACTTATAACTTCACCGCCACTGCCACCGACGCTGCCAGCAACATCAGCACCCCTTCTGCACCCTTTACCGTCACCATTGACACCACTGCCCCCACGGTCACTATCAACCAAGATGCGGGACAGTCTGACCCCACTGCCGGGACAACCGTCAATTTTGAGGTAGTTTTCTCGGAATCCGTAACGGGTTTTGATGATACCGATATCACAGTGGGCGGCACCGCAGGAGCAACCACTGCCAACGTCACCGGCAGCGGCACCACCTATAACGTTGCCGTCACCGGAATGACCAGCCCTGGCACCATTACCGCTTCGGTGAATGCCGGTGCTGTCACCGATGTAGCGGGAAATACTTCTACCGCCAGCACCAGCAGTGATAACGAAGTCACTTATGACAACACGATCCCTACGGTTACCAGTATTACCCGTGCTGATGCCAACCCCAGCATGGCGGCTACGGTGAACTATACCGTCACCTTCAGTGAAAATGTCACAGGTGTCAATGCCAGTGACTTTAGTTTAGCTGCGGGCAGTATTGCCGATGCCTCGATTACCAGCGTCACCGGCTCCGGCAGTACCTACACCGTTGCTGTGGATACGGGCACCGCCGACGGCACGGTACAGATCAACCTTACCGATGACGATACGATCGTTAACAGCCTCAGCGTCCCCTTGGGCGGGTCGGGAACCGGCAACGGTGATAGCACGGGCCAAATTTATACGGTGGATAAAACCGAGGCAACCGTTACCACCATCACTTCCACCCTTACCGATGGTAGCTATCCTGTGGGTCAGGTTATCCCCATCTCCGTCACCTTTGATGAAGTGGTGACAGTCACCGGCACTCCGGAATTAACCCTAAATTCCGGCGGCTCGGCAACCTACAATACTGGCAGCGGCACTAATACCCTCACGTTTAACTACACAGTGGCAACGGGTGACACTGCCACCGACTTGGAGACAACAGCGATCACCTTAGCGGGCGGGACGATTACAGACGCGGCGGGGAATAATGCAACGCTGACAGTACCCACAGCGGGTTCGGCTTCCTCTCTGGGTGGAGCCAAGAATCTCGTCATTGATACCACAGTTCCCACCGTCACCTTAGCATCGACAGCGGCATCGACTGTGAACGCACCGTTTGAAGTGAGCGCCACGTTCAGCGAAACGGTGACTGGGTTTGCCGAGACTGATATCAGCGTCACGAATGGGACAGTGAGCAGCTTGACTGGCAGTGGCAGCAGCTATAGCTTTATGGTCACGCCTACAGGAAGCGGTACTGTTACGGTCAACGTTCCCACAGGTGGTGCGACTGATACGGCGGGAAATCCCAACACAGCGGCTACAGCGTTAACTCGCACTGCTGATACCACGGCACCCACTGTCGCCTTAGCATCGACAGCGGCATCCACAGTGAACGCCCCGTTTGAAGTGAGCGCCACGTTCAGCGAAACGGTGACTGGGTTTGCGGCTGACGATGTGACCGTCACCAACGGAACGGTGAGCAATTTGACTGGCAGTGGCAGCAACTATAGCTTTACCATAACGCCCACAGGGAGCGGGACTGTCACGGTCAACGTTCCTGCTGGTGGTGCGACTGATACAGTGGGAAATATCAATACTGCTGCTACATCTTTAACCCGTACTGCGGATCTGGCCGCACCCACGGTCACCCTAGCATCGACGGCGGCATCGACGGTGAATGCTCCATTTAGCGTGACTGCAACATTCAGTGAAACCGTGACTGGGTTTGCGGCTGACGATGTGAGTGCCACTAACGGAACGGTGAGCAACTTGACCGGCAGTGGCAGCAACTACAGCTTCACGGTGACCCCCACCGGAGAAGGCACTGTCACGGTGAATGTGCCTGCGGGTGGTGTTAGTGATGCCACTGGAAATACGAATAGTGCTGCTGCACCGTTAACCCGCACTGCCAATACTGGCGCACCCACCGCTACCAGTTTCACTCCGGCAGATAATGCCACCACTGTTGCCGTAGGTGCAAACTTAGTCGTCAACTTCAATGAAGCGGTCCAAAAAGGTACAGGCAACATTGTTATCAAGAAAGTCTCTGATAACTCAGTCTTTGAAACCATTGCCGCTACCGATGCCAAAATTACTGTCAGTGGCAGTACCGTTACCATTAATCCCACCAGTGACCTAGCACCGGGGACGGATTATTATGTCGAGATTGCTAATGGTGCAATTAAAGATAGTGCCGGTAACAATTATGCGGGGATTGTGGGTGCAACTCCTTGGAACTTCAAAACGGCAACGGCACCGGATACGACTGCACCCACCGCTACCAGCTTCACTCCGGCAGATAATGCCACCAGTGTTGCCGTAGGTGCCAACCTAGTTGTTAACTTCAATGAAGCAGTCCAAAAAGGCACAGGCAATATTGTTATCAAGAAAGTTGCTGATAACTCAGTCTTTGAAACCATTGCCGCTACCGATGCCAAAATTACTGTCAGTGGCAGCACCGTTACGATTAATCCCACCAATGACCTAGCACCAGGGACCGATTACTATGTCGAGATTGCTAATGGTGCAATTAAAGACAGTGCGGGGAACAATTATGCAGGGATTGTGGGTGCAACTCCTTGGAACTTCAAGACAGCGATCGTACCGGATACTGTTGCCGTTGGCGCAAAACCTCTCAGTTTTTATTCGTTGCAGGACCTGAATAGTTACCTGGATACCGTTTATAAAGGTACTAGCACCTTACTTCCCAACGTGAAGGCTCCCTTACTCTCTACTTTTGCGGCTTGGGAGAAGATTGAAAATAATCCCGCTAATACATTAACAGCAACCGGAGTTTTTGAAGGGGATAAAATTGAAATAACCCCTACCAATTCATTAAGTATGAAATTAGGGAATGTTTTGGAGGCAATGAAGGGGTATGGAGCTTCCTTTGACAGCCAAATTTCGACATTAATCAATTCCCTAAATTTCTCGGGAGTCTCTCTTGATATACCGATTCCGACTCTGACTATCACTGATCTGCGCTCTGCTCCTATTTATGAGTTTTCCGTCAAGATTCCCGTTCCCGAAAAATCCCTAGTTTTTGACTTCATCAAGAACACGTTAGGAATTAA
The nucleotide sequence above comes from Laspinema palackyanum D2c. Encoded proteins:
- a CDS encoding Ig-like domain-containing protein, with the protein product MKPLETTQLVVNPSISTTISNRSIAIFDTTVENWESLAAGVLPGTEVVVLHPHQDGVGQIAEILATRSNIQALHIVSHGSPGSLQLGSVLLNTDNLESYSETLGQWHNALSGKADILLYGCDVAAGEIGESFVQRLSEITEADIAASINKTGHAALGGDWDLEKTTGQIAASLAFSAAAMANYGSVLSLQPEYAWAKKMGGGSGDFSYNIKVDSSGNSYITGSFQGTVDFDPGAGTFNLTSTGGSDAFITKLDANGNFLWAKQLGGSGNEYGDTLIIDSSGNVYTTGSFQGTADFNPSAATFNLTSAGGSDAFISKLDASGNFLWAKQLGGGTDDAGYSITVDGSGNVYTTGHFWGTADLNPGAATFNLTSAGEYDTFISKLDASGNFLWAKQLGGANDDKSYEITLDSSGNIYTTGHFWGTADFNPGAATFNLTSVGAWDGFISKLDASGNFLWAKQLGGVNNDYNYSISVDSSGNVYTTGSFQGTADFNPGAATFNLTSAGGSDAFISKLDASGNFLWAKQLGGGSDDNSYSLSLDSSGNVYTTGTFQGTVDFDPGAGTANLTSAGGADGFISKLDASGNFLWAKQLGGGSDDNSYSLSLDSSGNVYTSGDFQGTADFDPNTGTANLTSAGSTDIFISKLNPGSAPTVTAISSAIADGTYKASQLIPITVTFSEPVTVTGTPTLALNTAATATYTSGSGTNTLSFNYTVAAGQNTNDLDYANTTALSLNGGTIKDSATNNAILTLPSPGAANSLGANKNLLVDTTAPTATSFTPVDNATNIAVGANLVVNFNEAIQKGTGNIVIKKVSDNSVVETIAVTDAKITVSGSTVTINPTADLAADTDYYVEIANGAIKDSAGNNYAGITGATAWNFKTALPADTTAPTATSFTPVDNATNIAVGANLVVNFNEAIQKGTGNIVIKKVSDNSVVETIAVTDAKITVSGSTVTINPTADLAADTDYYVEIANGAIKDSAGNNYAGITGATAWNFTTADTTAPTATSFTPGDNATNIAVGVNLVANFSETVQKGIGNIVIKKVSDNSVVETIDVTSGSVTASGSTVTINPSLDLDEATDYYVEIAAGAIKDLANNNYAGITGATPWNFTTADNTAPAVPVIATISTDSGTANDGITNDATLIFSGTAEANSTVTLFKDGTSMGTATADASGNWTFDYSGTTLTNGTYNFTATATDAASNISTPSAPFTVTIDTTAPTVTINQDAGQSDPTAGTTVNFEVVFSESVTGFDDTDITVGGTAGATTANVTGSGTTYNVAVTGMTSPGTITASVNAGAVTDVAGNTSTASTSSDNEVTYDNTIPTVTSITRADANPSMAATVNYTVTFSENVTGVNASDFSLAAGSIADASITSVTGSGSTYTVAVDTGTADGTVQINLTDDDTIVNSLSVPLGGSGTGNGDSTGQIYTVDKTEATVTTITSTLTDGSYPVGQVIPISVTFDEVVTVTGTPELTLNSGGSATYNTGSGTNTLTFNYTVATGDTATDLETTAITLAGGTITDAAGNNATLTVPTAGSASSLGGAKNLVIDTTVPTVTLASTAASTVNAPFEVSATFSETVTGFAETDISVTNGTVSSLTGSGSSYSFMVTPTGSGTVTVNVPTGGATDTAGNPNTAATALTRTADTTAPTVALASTAASTVNAPFEVSATFSETVTGFAADDVTVTNGTVSNLTGSGSNYSFTITPTGSGTVTVNVPAGGATDTVGNINTAATSLTRTADLAAPTVTLASTAASTVNAPFSVTATFSETVTGFAADDVSATNGTVSNLTGSGSNYSFTVTPTGEGTVTVNVPAGGVSDATGNTNSAAAPLTRTANTGAPTATSFTPADNATTVAVGANLVVNFNEAVQKGTGNIVIKKVSDNSVFETIAATDAKITVSGSTVTINPTSDLAPGTDYYVEIANGAIKDSAGNNYAGIVGATPWNFKTATAPDTTAPTATSFTPADNATSVAVGANLVVNFNEAVQKGTGNIVIKKVADNSVFETIAATDAKITVSGSTVTINPTNDLAPGTDYYVEIANGAIKDSAGNNYAGIVGATPWNFKTAIVPDTVAVGAKPLSFYSLQDLNSYLDTVYKGTSTLLPNVKAPLLSTFAAWEKIENNPANTLTATGVFEGDKIEITPTNSLSMKLGNVLEAMKGYGASFDSQISTLINSLNFSGVSLDIPIPTLTITDLRSAPIYEFSVKIPVPEKSLVFDFIKNTLGINSLTLKVGLNTAPKGGGPYAVASLDVNKNLVDILGFEVNLLGADFYAGINEKLEGTINLTPKLQLKNYDLTQTNEPPLNLSGLFTFEKESFTGGFKIEGGTPDQPQVWNNPFGLFPNSTLRGGSLEFKKDLKTASIGEVLISGDFNYQKMFDITLTGLAVDVQTGVPKALVLTANKPVNLFQVWAMNNLSQLPGSVYLAQLKPIQDAMSFLTNIIDVNIKSVDSDNDDELDPLLKFVPQSVTIGGKTIQPGFAIKGEVTAWEQTATLILEANPFNDNPNAQGSLTLPAINLGFLKLKGSSSDIDKDANTLNLALSLAPNNVSMAASANLELFGQSSGGVNAIIDNTKINIKNFHVGFGNVIALNLNNLDVNLEKRSGSASGELIFFGKKFAGLQINLDSTELTVKGNLGLGGLSIEDATLTIKNANDINIKGTIKLLGEKLFTADANLSNNTLTLSGWLGYNILGKDVGVEVALSLGASNQITLTPQIPGLNIPPSRFNLDSVPFSSIGDWLEDLVVGDIGRLANEAIQAIENTFNDVSKATVAAWGEVEEFFENVGTSLENFASDVDNFFTRGGGALNGNDNNNKIDGTEWGEKISGQRGHDILLGHGGNDIIYGGFDNDRIHGGYGNDDLRGEEGDDRISGEQGGDVIYGGTGKDLIYGDDGNDLLKGEEGDDRIYGGQGNDWIVGGSVSSSYFPLTQRFMDVTSNDSLYGNEGNDFLSGEGGEDMLDGGSGDDTLSGGGGNDRLLGETGNDSLTGESGNDELHGSHGQDSLYGGSGNDVLYGQFGHDLLRGEDGNDTLYGDDKGNQGQYSEMFWNNDTLYGDGGNDYLFGGIGQDYLYGGWDNDFLDGGSGNDFLSGESGNDTVRGDDGNDTLSGGNGNNVLSGGNDNDRLFSLLNSKDTISGGAGDDTLVLVGKETDYTFTQTNNGWKITNKSDPTIVKIVTEVEHFEYIQRMSINDVVKQVSNVDVVKQVSDVVKQVSNVVVQFSSFWHRGRVIDGYIADGQIFFDANLNGVLDDNEPFSKTEADGTFDLAIDIEQFDTNQDTELDHTEGQLVLMGGVDIATGLPLVTPLTSTLRSTVVTPLTTIIANLVQQGTDPAAAETQVKSALGLSAEVELGGYDPLEAITNGETEGVSVFGSMIQVQNTIVQMAKFMEGVAETPLTQLAYSGIGAIANQLKAGTSVDLGNLQTIQSILQDAMTQAAKSDPNINPTQLAATAAAAAQIMALGNQMIADLLSSGASPTDIITDITKLQAVSVGEIAVGLPELAAATISIEDFLAKNTKEAILARMEAVQVNDPTSRTLEENNPLDDEDTPDSSQPQPFPQGLPSNGNSESSDSGEDSDSETNSRNPWMLFFDADYYLAQNSDVAAAVETGAFRSAAEHFGFFGFTEGRSPSEMFAKDYLAQNTDVADAVTNGSFRSGFEHFLKFGFAEGRFPSEVLKDFEMFYVSQHADAAEAVRQAISTNGLEHLVRVGFTEGRNPFPQFEVVARTFDAEYYLAQNADVAEAVQAGGFRSAMEHFVHFGMYENRDPSQAFSTSYYLANNADVAESVSAGGFRSGYQHYMMHGMSEGRLGSTTPIANLGNFDGIFVTEAGKDILTGMDENTATNPESDWLMSDVGADFFSLDNANSDSTLTNTEGELNSDPIANFNADADWVQLKEAGLLPGQNPQEGDRTDWIGEVEEVSVLAQEENAFSFV